The genome window CCCAGCCCTCCTTCTTCTACCGGGAAACAAACTTTTTCCCAAGCTGCCCAATGCACCCTTTTTTCCATGATGGAGTGGTCCCACAGAAAACCGTTGCAAATTCTGCCCAGAGCCACAACACCGCTTTAGGGGGCTGTAGCGCCTGTAACAGGTGGAGCGGAATCGACGTAAGAACATGACGGATAAGAACAATCTTACCCCCCATGGTTAACAACTTGGAGCTCCAGTGAAACAGCCTCTGACACAGTTTTGCTAGCAACCCATCAAACATCACGCAACTCACCCTCCCTTTTGTTAGCGGGACCCCCAGGTACCTGATAGGAAGCCGCTGCTCTTGGAACCCGAGGATGGACTGCACCAATTGACTTTGCTCTGGCGTTATACCAGAGTGTGGGGAGAACGAGCTCTTATCGGCATTTACCTTCTGCCCCGACCACGATTGGTATAACTCCAAGAAGAGCTTAATCGCACTTAACGCATCTCTTGAACACTGTGTGAATATCATGGTATCATCCGCAAATGCCAAATAGGGAACCCGCGACCCAGCTGAGACATAAAATCTGGACTCACAAGCCAGGAACAAATCATGCAACCCCCGTCCCAGGAATTCAGCAATAAGAAGAAACAGCGCTGGAGACAGTGGGTCCCCTTGTCGTACACCCCGTGTTTAAAGTACCCAGTAGGCTCGCCATTTATGTGCACTGAGAACCAGGAATTCGAAAATGTCCTGAAGCACAAATCAACCACCTGCTCAGTGAACCCAAACTGCCGAAGCATGTAAAGCAGGAATGGCCACTCTACCCGATCATAAGCTTTCTCCATGTCCAACTTAAGTATCAGATTTGGCTCCTTCAGTAGTCTATCCAAGTCCTGTGCCAGCTCCTATGCTAGTAAGATATTGTCGGTGATATCCCGCCCTGGGACGAACCCCGTCTGCCACGGAGAAATGATATCTGGGAGGATTGCATTGATTCTTGTAGCTAGGATCTTAGATATGAGTTTCGAGCTTACATTGCATAAGCTAATAGGCCTAAAATCCCGCCATTGGCACGTACCCTCCACTTTGGGAATTAGGACAATCAACGAGCTCGACCAATCTCTCGGTTGCCCACCCCTTGAAAGAACTCCTGTATCGCCCACACCAGGTCGTCCTTAATGATCTCCCAGCACTTTTGGTAGAAGCCCGCTCCAAAGCCATCCGGGCCAGGAGCACTGTTTACTTCCATCGAGAAGACCACCTGCCGGACTTCCTCCTCTGAAGGAATATCCTGAATCCTGTCATTGTGCGAGCCATCTACCGACGGGAGTGCAAATGCAGGATCTGGAAAGCCATCCCGAATTGTCGCCTCTGACGCAAACAATTTGGCATAGCAATTCGTTGCAAAATCCTTAATATGCTGCGCATCATCGTGCCACTGACCATCCACGTCCGTAATCCTAGTTATGAAATTTGTGCTTCGGCGCTGTCGAACCACCGAGTGAAAGAAAGACGTATTAGCATCCCCATCCCTCAGCCACTTCACTGCCGCCTTTTGCCTCCAGAACTCACATTCGATGGCCAGCTCCCTATTGTACTCTGCCCGAGCCGCACTGAGATGGGTCCTAGTGGAGTCATTCCGAACCCTATCATACTCCTCCTCACATACCTTATAGGCGCCCTCCGCCACCTTTACCCGGTTAGAGATGTCACCGAACGTGACCCGACTCCAGACCCGCAATGTTTTCTTCACCTGCACCAGTTTCCTGGAGAATCGGGCCATCCCAACCCCCGGTGTTACCGTTTCCCAAGCCTCCTTCACCACTGTAAGAAAGCTAGGGTGGCGAGCCCAGACATTCAGATACCGGAAGGAATGCGAAGAGCCTGTCCCCGGGACGCATTTCACCAGTAATGGGGCATGGTCCGATCGCCCCCTTGCAAGATGCGACACCCTTGAAAATGGGTACGCCATTCCCCATTTGTCATTGACCAGGGCACGGTCCAATCTCTGCCATACTATGCCATTTGTCCACGTGAATTGGGATCCATCAAAGTCCATCTCGGATAGTCCGCATCTGAACATCGAACTATTGAATTCTTCCATGTTCCGCAGATTGGGGGGAGACCCCCCGATTCGCTCGTCTGCCGAGGCAACGACATTAAAGTCTCCCACTGCCATCCATGGATGAGTCATTGATTCTCCAATGCCTTCCAACGCCTCCCATAGTGGCCGTCTGGCCACCCTGGTGCATTTAGCATAAACTACGGAGATACCAACTGACACACCCGAGCCAAAGGAGGCCATTACGTGCACCAATTGCTCCTCATGTTCTACATGAGTAAGGCTGAAGCTCGAATCCCAAAAAAGCCAAATTTTCCGATCGATAAAACTAGCCGTATTATCAAATTGAAGTTTGCGGCGAACAACTTCCATTTGCCCTACTTCTGACATTGGTTCTAATAACACCAGTAATCGAACTGAATTATCCCGGCAAAGCTTTCCCACATACCGGATAGAATCCATTCGGGAGGCTCCCTGAATATTCCAACACAACATATTAAGCGGGCTTAACATAAGAACGGAGGGAATAAGAGTTCTGAGCTACTAACCGTACCTGTTTCCTCCTGCCGCCCTTACGAGGTCGGCCCCGTCGCCTCGCGTCATTGTTATGCGACTCACTTGCGGAATCTGTCTCCCCTCCACCTTCCCCGTGTGCCCCTCCATCCGCTGCGAAGAAAGAAGCCCACGTCCGACTCACCTCCGCATAGGCTTCCACCAGCTCCTGCCTCGTGATGGCCATCTCCCCCAAGTTATCCGCTGACAGGCGCTGCGGCAAGTCCTGTTTGCGTAACAGACATGGGGAAGTCCTAGGTGACTCAGACCAGGTGCCATCCGATTCGTCCACCGCCAAGGTTTGAAGTGCTGCAAAGCGATTCTGCCTTCCCCCCTCCCGAGTCACGCTCAACCCCGAGGCCGCAAACGGCATCTCCAGAGGCGCCCCTAAACGGGGAAGTGTAATCTCTAGGTGACCCCCAAGACCCATGCTCTCCCTTGCGTTCGACCCATCCAGAGGCTGTACCATGGGCTGTTACGGTTGCTACTCCAAGGACGCAGCCACCAGCAGTGGCCGTTGGGGCATACCCATCAGCATCACCTTGTCGGTTCCATCCTCGCGCTCCCCATGCAGGCACGACTGGGGAGGTTGTGTCAGTGGCACACCTTCTGACTGTGGTTCTCCCCTGCCACCAGACACATCCTCTGGTAGCAGCGGCAGTGTCGCTGGGCCTTGGGCAGCCACTGGACAGTGTGACTCCCCTGCATCCATGGCGCCAGGCGCGACCCCCTCCACTGGCAGAAGGGGAGCAGGGCCATGGGTCTCCTGGACGGTGTCCCGTTCCCGAGCCTTCTTCGGCGTATACCTATGTGGAGGTCTCTGTTTTTCTGTCCAAGTCGAAAGCCTGGACTCCAGTCTCAGCGCTGGATTTTTCCGTAAACAAGCGGCAATATCATGCCCAAACATGGAGTAGTACGCGCAGTAGTCTGGCATCCGTTCCATCTCCACTGGTTGCCAGAAACCAAAATTGTCGTCTCCGATCCACACCCTTTTCACCGGAGTTGCAGACACGTTGATCTCTACCAGCACTCTCGCCGTCGAAGGGCGGCGAAGTTCGCAGGTCGCTGCATCCACCCTCAGCGGGCGACCCAGAGTTGCAGCGAGCTTCATTAGTTGGGCCTTCTGAAAGAATGGAATGGGTAAGTCAGGGAATGCCACCCACACTGGCGCCACCGCCAGCTCTTGGTTTGCCTTGAAGTCTAGTGTCCATTTGGAGATGGACATTGGAGCGCTTCTCACATACCAGATCCGACGAGCGAAGATTCTGGTGTAATCCTCCTCCAAGGAAGGACGTATTAGCACGTGCTTTTGGTCCAACAAACCAACGGAGCACTCACCTTTGAGGCCCAAGGCTGTGAAGAACTTTCGGATGATCTCCATAGGTGGACGGGTGAAAGAAAACCACCCCACCAGAGCATTCCGAAAAGGCTCTGAGAGCTTTGTGATATCATGTCTCGACAGACGTAGCGCCGGCTCCCCTCTGTATGTCGACACTTCCCCCAGCGCCGTAATTGCCGCATCCGGCCGACCGTGCGACACCACTGCAGCGAAGGATAGTGGTGAGGGACCCCCATCTGGAGGCGTTGCTGGCGGCACAGCAGCCGCCATGCAAAGAGGTCGCCCTAGCAAAGTCGATGTTTCTGGAGATTCGAAGTATTCGGAACCCTcagttttttttcaaaatttgtttttCACCAATCAACCTTGATTTTCCCTtgtccctctcttgtttactcttCTTATTTTCACTGTACTTTATCCTTTATATTCAGAGTTAAACTTGTAATTTACTTCAAATTTTAATTGCTCGAGTTACGCTTACACAAATATCTATTCAAGTTATTTGCTTGATTGCTAGTGTTTTGGTAAGGTTATATTGGAAGTTTGGGATTGGTTTATTTCATTATTCGTTTCTTGTATTTTTTCCAAGTCTAAAAACCCTCAAACTCCTTCGAGAAAAATGCATATCAACTTATTCACATCACATTTAGTTTGGCCTATTTGGACAACAAGATTgtccaaattaaaaaaaaaacataatttGACTAGAATGAAATTAAACTTTAAATGACAATTTATACAAAGATCCCATAATTTGattcatgaaaaaattgaatcaaaattaaaagaatacaATCATTACTAACTAtgaagaaatacaataaaattaaattgagaaaatttttgcCTATGGCTCTTTGCAACAGCTATAACACTTTTCCAACCCACTTTTGTCACATAACAATTATGCTTATTTAATGTATATTTTGGTGTCCAATAACGAAATTTAGCTAGATTGTATAATCTTCCATCCATAACATAAAAATTAATTCAGTTCTAGATAAGTGcctttgttggagttttgtgacagccccatctcaccctaaggcgaaccaaagggttcgacggaccgtctgcccaactctcgtcgggactcagtcatacctcaattACATCCGAAATAAAACCGCAAGAAAGAGTATAACAATCCAGAgtttaaagcgaaacttatatgcattgctatctcaaacgggagtacaaacatcgaatatataAAGGTTCTCATTTCTTCATacaaccaacccgtgccaagtactagggcgagaaccattacacaATCAAAGAACTAGACTCGGATAGTCGATACAAAGCTCTCGTCCTTACTCACCttcccctattaaggaaaacaaaacttaagggatgagttaaaagctTAGTGAGGTTCCAACACATAGGCAAACAATAAGTCTAATgcattaaacatagagtatatcaataatttaagaaatatttacaaaggaaagcgataataacaaattcattaaaaggatacgggctcacaggaaGACatttattcgttcgttcgtcCGCTCTCCTGTCATTCCCTTTATTCCTCCGATCattaaaaaaatgcatttttgtaagtaaaaccctcgttcattcgttcatttcattcacccctccCTGGACGTAGGCTaggctccacccgacaacaaggtaatactcgaatataccaaatatTTACcaagggtcaccatatcgcccgatcgagtccgcttcgggctcaagtcgatcggtaacgaagggcagggcccaattcaggcAAAAGACTTACATCCATGTACAActaatcgttcaatcattgaaaatttcacattcatttaggtcgagtgcggtaaagtacacactcgcctagaaaattcattttggaaatcattgaaagcacttaacacattatcaaacaacaacaacaagtcatgaagtcaaggagaatataacaaacaaggaacactcacctatttacgcaaaataatatCCAAAATATCTTTTCGGATAATACCGTCAgtcaccgatgaaccctaatataatcaaaagaacacatgatgcttcaaccatcaaagatttaagtgattcaaagtgattcaaaaaaaattcgaatacgtactagtacaaagtataaatatggttttggtagtgaaaaaagtacatttaaaccaaaagacataagtaaaatatttgtaaaatttataCTCAgtcgtaaaactttaaaatctccatttgagtcgaagtgacaaagaaaacgtatttctattagtcgtaaatttcattttttccaagggtacaagtttcggctaaattctaacttatatacctcaatCAAAGAAGATGCCAATATCCTAAatagttcaagtggtattcgctctcaagccttactcaagtcgcaagtatatctacctagctctcgagtgaaaatttgggcagcacgtcctttgtatttacctattttctagccatttatggcttcattgttttcctcaatcaatcccaaagtcacacataaaatcatctcatttcaatagccattccataggctcaaagtcatacaagtacaaaatcaagctaggaacatgtgtggaaatgaagtttgcgtcaagaaacaaaagacagatttgacgttgttttccGTAATGCACACAaccaaggctacgcttatcggattgaggtacaatttataccattttgaagctaagacagagagctaCAACGTTTATGAAGATCACCTGGTCCAGtgcatagtgtatctaggttaaaatttcgaattactaaaccagaagcgcacaaacaggtcagttaaccgtgctatgtttaaacaataataaatcaggctaccgaattccaaatgaggtgatcccaggggcgttagaaagctaagacatagcactacaacttccatgttttggctaaattcTAGTTCAGTACATATCATGGTGAAAAGACACGACCAGTTTGGTGAAATATTCAAAACTGATCACTGGATTCACCTAGtgcagtcagggtatttcggtcttttcacaggctacgttgctgcgattgagctgaaattttgtaggcaactataaaacatcattatctacaactttaatgttttatgctaagtctaattcggcctctaacatggtactacttcaattctggaaatttgctacaatcaagatataaatctcatttttagcttgaaaccatcactaccacctcttataccaacatatatacatcatacaccatccatacaacaagtatgagTATGgtatcattcaaaccctaactcaattgCAACATtccaatcatccaaaatcacttgatataagcattattataaccacaaatacaagctactaagCAACTTCAACATGATTAAAGGACAAAGAAAAGTGTGGGCAGCCAtattacctcaaaacaaagcttgctagAGTCATCCTCCACttccccttgaaatttttggtacCTTAAGCTTGCTAAgctcccaaactagtgattaatcggtttagatttcttgttttttcacttcagtggatcaaactcaagatggattgtggtttctttctcttggcttttcttcctctctctctcacggCTGCTAGGCAGAAAATGAAGGCtcaatgaagcttcaagaaggttaaaaatgatagaaatgaatttgggtcaaaggtgacaagtgttacACTTTGATTGGTAgtcaaattttgttcttttctctcttatttatGGTCCAATATTTCGGCTGCCttgaagatattttggggctgatattaatcacttaatagcaaggagattaaggtaataaagtagtgttcaagtggtggactcactcggtaacaaacggtatccgtcggttcaacccgttttttcttaaatcgcgtatactagggttttaacttataattcactaacttattattatcacctctatACAcatacttaatatcatctaaactcacctttaatcaccaaatttgatccccattctgtaccggataatcacactacggataggtgtaaaaccctaattcatgctGACTTAAAACACGAAAAGTGAAACcttactttctaggttcatttgcactttttgtggggtgattgagtattAGGGcaattataaagtaataattttcaaataaaaggggattttaagaaaaaatataaggaaaattttccagtcatcacactctctccctcttaaagaaatttcgtccttgaaattttttttttcaaaaggtgatttagtatgtaacacagtaaattgactaaaacaacAAGAGATAACACACCAAATATACAAGAAgacatatacacaatataatgcaccatatacaccaagagacatttcaagttagataaagtcaagtgcagcaagtactatatatgtaggtattaacataccacaagtaaatgacatgtaggaacaatgcaagggcaaaacgaaagaaaacgcgacttgtcgtcccacactcagtgaaaatcacccccgtccggtttcttactccatttcccaaggtgcccgttgatctcttgcactcactctatccaaacaaaacctattcatgtttccaaaatgcaaTTCTCAAGTACTTAGTAGCGCCTCAACTcgggagtactcgggcacgagaatccgaaataaaataattcacatctcgagttgGCCAGTTCCAAGAATAAACTatttacaatcgaaattcctacctgacgtacctatctatgatcctcagataccacaagaaagatttaaggcctataatattcacaattcatagcttattctcgaacgagcacttagtccttcatacttattcatcacttagtccaggctcactccgcgcagagaccacgtgaaacaggctctgataccacctgtgacagccccacctcactctaaggcgaaccaaagggttcggtggaccacctgcccagctctcgccgggactcagtcacaCCTCAATCacatccgaaataaaaccacaagaaagagtaTGACAACAATCCAAAgtttaaagcgaaacttatatacattgctatctcgaACGGGAatacaaatatcgaatatacaaaggttctcatttcttcatacaactagcccgtgccaagcacttgGGTGAGAACCATTACgaaatcaaagaactagactCGGCTAGTTGATACAAAGCTCTCGTCCttactcgccttcccctgttaaggaaaacaaaactaaagggatgagctaaaagctcagtgaggttccaacaCATAGACAAACAATAAGTCTAATGCATTAAACacagagtatcaataattcaagaaatatttacaaaggaaagcgataataacacattcattaaaaggatacgggctcacagggaaccatttattcgttcgttcgttcgttctcctgtcattccccttattcctccgatcattaaaaaaatgcatttttgtaagtaaaacgcTCGTTCGTTCGGGCATTtcgttcaccccctcctggacattggccaggctccacccgacaacaaggtaatactcgagtataccaaatatttaccaagggtcaccatatcgcccgaccgagtccgcttctggctcgagtcgatcggtaacgacgggcagggcccagttcagccaaaaggcttacatccatgtgtagacaccaaatttttagtgtatttttatttactattattttatttgtcatgttagtttttatttgctttcagtcttttatttttgttttaagtcattttagcacagaattttttgaaaaaagaaagaaagaaaagaagaaaaattattagCATTTTGTTGTTATCTTTTATTCatagttttgttcattttatctgaatttattttaaattgttatttttctttatttatttagttgattgttataaaaaaaaaaaaaaactaaccaaGCTCATGCACCCGGAGCTGCACAGGATCCTAGCCCATTTTCTCCGTAGCACATTTCAACCACAAACATGCACACGAGTATAGGAAAATTGGCAGCGGCATAAATGATATCATCTTCATCCGATTTTTGTGGATCGGATGGTTGACATATTTGGAGGAAAAcaacccttcatcctcacctttgaggtgagggtttaggggttGTAGGTTcctataaaaaggaaagaaacagcAGAGAACAGGGGGGAGAGAGTGGACGGCTGATGAAAATAAGAGTGAGACGGCTGGGCAGAATAGAAAAACgggggaggaaaagaaaggaaccagaAAGGAGGTACGGTGGCTGGGGTTTTGGAAATAGAGGTAACGGGCTGGGGAGGGAGAAGATCGGAGAgatagaaacaaagaaaaaaaagaaacaaaaaacctgagaaaagaaacaagagagcAGACGGCAAGGGGGGCTGAGGGGAATGGAGTGGCGACTAGGTTTTGGAGGGAGCTAGGCTGTGAAAAGGAACCATAAACCATAGGAAAAAAGGCGGCTGAAAGAATCTGGGGAGGGAGTGAAACAACGGCAGAGAAAAAGGGAGCTTTGAGGCAGGAGGAACGGCGGAAGAAGAAAACTGGAAGTGGAGTTGGCGGCCGGACTGaaggaaaaagggaagagaatCTGGAGAGTGATGGCTAGAAATCTGATGAAGGTTGAGGGAGGCGGCTGagtttagagagagagagaggactaACGGCTggaaaaatgcaaggaaaagtcTGGGAGGAAGTTTCGAGTCCGCTTTTCTTCACCGAAGTCTGCAAAATTCATCCCATTCGATCCTTGTTGGAGCATATTCAATCTCTTATGGGTTCCTGTTGCAGCGGCCGTAAACCATCACTTCAGCCATCTCCACCATCTCTAACCGTCATTCAAGAAAGAGCAGTAACTCGATGGTCAGATTCCAACATTGGAACGCAttgttcttgaattttttccaCGTTAGTTTGAGGCCCAAAGGTGTCAAAAGGTATCCCATTCTTCCCTTTTCCCTCATTTATTCCTGAACATGTAATGAGCATTCCAAAATATTGCTTTGTTGTTCTTGCCGTTCGCATTTCTGCTTGCTGTTTTCATCCAGAAATTGTTTTATTGCCTCCATGTTTCTTGTGATTGCATGTGGTATTCGTGTGAATGAGATTGGGTATTGTTGGAGGTTGTATAATGGTCCCATTTTGTTTATGAACTTGGCTATTTGGATAAAAATGGTTGCTGCAAACTAACCCATGAAGTGCAGAaattttttccagttttctgTATGCTCTTTTGTGCTTAAATCCGGGGGTTTCTATGTTGTGAGTTGAAAACAATACTTGGTAATACGGTTGTATGGGTCAGGTTTATTTTGGTTGAAGATTTGTgcataaaaatctgctgcaacaagcttgaAGTTGGCTTGTTACAGCAACgtggaaattttctttttgttgcccAAAGCTCGAAGCTTTCTTTCCTTGGGTTGCTGAGGGTGGTTTTAAGCAATGGAAATTTGTGTTTTCTTGTGTTTTACTATAAAAAAGAGTAGATCAATGCTTGAGAATATTCGACTAATGTTGGATTTCTTTGGTTGAGCAAGTTTGCCGAATGTTTTGCTTCCATCTTTTCATTATCTCTTCTGGTTTGCTGAAAGGAGAATTCTCGGTGGTGTCTTGGTGATTTTTGCTAGGAGTTTAGAGAGGATGTTGAATTGATTTGCTTTGTTGAGTAATGTCTTTTAGGTCCGTTTTTCATGGCACAACATTCGTGCAAATCTTGGCATTGGTGAACCCAAGGAGCTGCAGAAAGTTTCCAATTGCGAAAGAATGGTTTCAGTTGCAGAATGTTTTCTTCATtgcttttgctgcattttatgctCGGTTTTTGAATAGATCTCTTGAGATATAGATGATTGTGTTTGAGGTTAACAACATGAGATGGAGGTCATGGCATTGGGAGGGGGGTTTGGTGGATAAATCTAGTGACTTATTGTGTTGTTCACAAGCATGCTTCGGCTGCttaagaaaattgcagcaagcttgGAAACAAGATGCAGCAAG of Coffea arabica cultivar ET-39 chromosome 5c, Coffea Arabica ET-39 HiFi, whole genome shotgun sequence contains these proteins:
- the LOC140007197 gene encoding uncharacterized protein, which encodes MEKAYDRVEWPFLLYMLRQFGFTEQVVDLCFRTFSNSWFSVHINGEPTGFYVSAGSRVPYLAFADDTMIFTQCSRDALSAIKLFLELYQSWSGQKVNADKSSFSPHSGITPEQSQLVQSILGFQEQRLPIRYLGVPLTKGRVSCVMFDGLLAKLCQRLFHWSSKLLTMGGKIVLIRHVLTSIPLHLLQALQPPKAVLWLWAEFATVFCGTTPSWKKGCIGQLGKKFVSR